The following coding sequences are from one Anguilla anguilla isolate fAngAng1 chromosome 12, fAngAng1.pri, whole genome shotgun sequence window:
- the LOC118208963 gene encoding 5-hydroxytryptamine receptor 3A-like, which translates to MRFSALWTALSGILLGTQRVCSGYCNSVKKSNPGRFSNATLIRLSDYLSDGYRKGVRPVRDWRKATTVSIDLMVYAILSVDEKNQVLTTYIWYRQQWLDEFLQWNPADFDDITQVSVPTASIWIPDILINEFVDVGKSPVIPFVYVRYDGLVQNYRPIQVVTACSLNIYNFPFDVQNCSLTFQSWLHTINDINISLIRTAEQVMYDKNVFMNQGEWELLHILSQYNSFSIDDQDHYAEMKFHLVIRRRPLFYTVSLLLPSVFLMVMDIVGFYLPPDSGERVSFKITLLLGYSVFLIIVSDTLPATAIGTPLIGVYFVVCMALLVISLTETVLIVRLVHKQDLQPHVPDWVKRLVLQRATALLCIRKRRKFGPVPPRPPDPVSTNESSAHTDRCNHHGSESGRDVEKGAGLGSGPVPAVKDSVAVLESVLQEVGSIRRFLERREQYREIAREWLQVGYVLDVLLFRVYLAAMLAYSFTLGTLWSVWQYA; encoded by the exons ATGAGATTTTCAGCACTTTGGACAGCGCTCAGTGGGATTCTGCTAGGCACTCAGCGAGTCTGTTCAGGATACTGCAATTCAG TGAAGAAAAGCAACCCGGGTCGGTTCTCCAACGCGACCTTGATCCGTCTGTCGGACTATTTGAGTGACGGGTACCGTAAGGGCGTGCGTCCCGTGCGAGACTGGCGGAAAGCGACCACCGTGTCCATTGACCTAATGGTGTATGCCATTCTTAGCGTG GATGAGAAGAATCAAGTTCTGACTACATACATATGGTACAGGCAG CAATGGCTGGACGAGTTCCTCCAATGGAACCCTGCTGACTtcgatgacatcacacaggtcTCCGTCCCCACTGCTTCCATCTGGATACCAGATATACTCATCAATGAGTT TGTGGACGTGGGGAAGTCTCCTGTGATTCCGTTTGTGTACGTGCGATACGACGGCCTCGTGCAGAACTACAGGCCCATCCAGGTGGTGACGGCCTGCAGCCTCAACATCTACAACTTCCCCTTCGACGTCCAGAACTGCAGCCTCACCTTCCAGAGCTGGCTGCACACCA TTAATGACATCAACATCTCGCTGATCAGGACCGCGGAGCAAGTGATGTACGACAAGAACGTCTTCATGAACCAGGGCGAGTGGGAGCTCCTGCACATCCTCTCCCAGTACAACTCCTTCAGCATCGACGACCAGGACCACTACGCCGAGATGAAGTTCCAC CTGGTGATCCGCCGGCGGCCGCTCTTCTACACGGTCAGCCTGCTGCTGCCCAGCGTCTTCCTCATGGTGATGGACATCGTGGGCTTCTACCTGCCTCCCGACAGCGGGGAGAGGGTGTCCTTCAAAATCACCCTGCTCCTGGGGTACTCCGTGTTCCTCATCATCGTCTCCGACACCCTGCCGGCCACCGCCATCGGGACGCCCCTCATCG GCGTGTACTTCGTGGTGTGCATGGCCCTGCTGGTGATCAGCCTGACGGAGACGGTGCTGATCGTGCGGCTGGTGCACAAGCAGGACCTGCAGCCGCACGTGCCCGACTGGGTCAAGCGCCTGGTGCTCCAGCGGGCCACCGCCCTGCTCTGCATCCGGAAGCGCCGCAAGTTCGGCCCCgtgccgccccgcccgcccgacCCCGTCAGCACCAACGAGAGCAGCGCACACACCG ACAGGTGTAATCACCACGGCAGCGAGAGCGGGAGGGACgtggagaagggggcggggctggggtcAGGGCCGGTCCCGGCGGTCAAGGACAGCGTGGCGGTCTTGGAGAGCGTCCTGCAGGAGGTCGGCTCGATCCGGCGCTTCCTGGAGAGGCGGGAGCAGTACCGGGAAATCGCCCGGGAGTGGCTGCAGGTGGGATACGTGCTGGACGTCCTCCTCTTCCGCGTCTACCTGGCGGCCATGCTGGCCTACAGCTTCACGCTCGGCACCCTGTGGTCGGTCTGGCAGTACgcctga